One Aquamicrobium sp. genomic region harbors:
- a CDS encoding GNAT family N-acetyltransferase, with product MIRLETPRLIIRNWEDRDRDLFFRINSDEEVMRFFPFRRTRDEADAFLDSLRAGNEERGYGFAALEVKESGACAGFAGLYPSGPIPPRPAGATEIGWRLAPEFQGKGYVTEAGEAWLRFGFETLGLDEIVSFAVHDNHASVGVMRRLGMRHVPGSDFDHPKVPDTHPALKRHVFYTLARDEWRKRQAAA from the coding sequence GTGATCCGGCTGGAAACGCCACGCCTTATCATCCGCAACTGGGAGGATCGCGACCGCGATCTCTTCTTCCGCATCAATTCCGACGAGGAGGTGATGCGTTTCTTCCCCTTCCGCCGCACGCGCGACGAGGCGGACGCCTTCCTCGACAGCTTGCGCGCCGGCAACGAGGAACGCGGCTACGGCTTCGCGGCGCTGGAGGTGAAGGAGAGCGGCGCCTGCGCCGGCTTCGCCGGGCTCTATCCGTCCGGGCCGATCCCGCCGCGCCCGGCTGGCGCGACCGAGATCGGCTGGCGGCTCGCGCCGGAATTCCAGGGCAAGGGCTATGTCACCGAAGCAGGCGAGGCGTGGCTGCGCTTCGGCTTCGAGACGCTCGGCCTCGACGAGATCGTCTCCTTCGCCGTCCACGACAACCATGCTTCGGTCGGCGTCATGCGCCGCCTCGGCATGCGCCACGTGCCGGGGAGTGATTTCGACCATCCCAAGGTGCCGGACACCCACCCGGCGCTGAAGCGCCACGTCTTCTACACGCTCGCCCGCGATGAGTGGCGCAAACGCCAAGCGGCGGCCTGA
- the serB gene encoding phosphoserine phosphatase SerB, with product MPLVATLIANPSRPELRSDLADRALRAVGASAIDWLAEGVAADLHLPEGAEAGAALAALRAALSHAPVDVAVQEAATRRKKLLLADMDSTMIDQECIDELADEVGVKAHVAAITARSMNGEIAFEPALRERVALLKGLDAGVIARIIDTRLTLAAGARALVATMNAAGARTALVSGGFRTFTGPIAAKLGFHEHRSNTLIERDGRLTGEVADPILGREAKAEALCEIAAGLGLTPADAIAVGDGANDLDMLDLAGTGVALHAKPAVAERAKIRIDHGDLTALLYLQGYRREEFVA from the coding sequence ATGCCGCTCGTCGCCACGCTGATCGCCAATCCTTCCCGGCCGGAACTCAGGTCCGACCTCGCTGATAGAGCCTTGCGCGCTGTGGGCGCAAGCGCCATCGACTGGCTGGCCGAGGGCGTCGCCGCCGATCTTCACCTGCCCGAGGGCGCCGAGGCCGGCGCCGCGCTCGCCGCGCTGCGCGCCGCGCTCAGTCATGCGCCCGTCGACGTCGCCGTGCAGGAGGCGGCGACGCGGCGCAAGAAGCTGCTGCTCGCCGACATGGATTCGACCATGATCGACCAGGAATGCATCGACGAGCTGGCCGACGAGGTCGGCGTCAAGGCGCATGTCGCGGCGATCACCGCCCGCTCGATGAATGGCGAGATCGCCTTCGAGCCGGCCCTGCGCGAGCGCGTCGCGCTGCTCAAGGGGCTGGATGCCGGCGTCATCGCCCGGATCATCGACACGCGCCTGACGCTCGCCGCCGGCGCGCGCGCGCTCGTCGCCACCATGAACGCGGCCGGCGCGCGTACCGCGCTGGTCTCCGGCGGCTTCCGCACCTTCACCGGCCCGATCGCGGCGAAGCTCGGCTTCCACGAGCACCGCTCCAACACGCTGATCGAGCGCGACGGGCGGCTGACCGGCGAGGTCGCCGACCCGATCCTCGGGCGCGAGGCGAAGGCCGAGGCGCTTTGCGAGATCGCGGCCGGGCTCGGCCTGACGCCGGCCGACGCCATCGCCGTCGGCGACGGGGCGAACGACCTCGACATGCTCGACCTCGCCGGCACCGGCGTCGCGCTCCACGCCAAGCCGGCTGTCGCCGAGCGCGCGAAGATCCGCATCGACCATGGCGACCTGACCGCCCTGCTCTACCTCCAGGGCTATCGCCGGGAGGAGTTCGTCGCGTGA
- the miaA gene encoding tRNA (adenosine(37)-N6)-dimethylallyltransferase MiaA has protein sequence MGEPWDISGSAAGRRPLKGAILIAGPTASGKSALALKLARETGGVIVNADSMQVYAGLRVLTARPDAADEAEIPHLLYGHVDPAESYSTGRYLRDVPALAGDGAFAGRTAIFVGGTGLYFRALIQGLSEMPEVPEEIRQKWRAAAREEGAPALHRLLGARDPAAAAAIHEADAQRIVRALEVLEASGRPISHWQKAAGAPAVDADSARLLVIEPDRDELAARIARRFDAMLDEGALEEARAIGARGLDPALPAMKAIGVRELLVADRGEMPFEEAVERAKTATRRYAKRQMTWFRTQFGPEWRRIAMGEAVDLR, from the coding sequence ATGGGTGAACCTTGGGACATATCCGGGAGCGCGGCCGGCAGGCGACCGCTGAAGGGCGCGATCCTGATAGCCGGGCCGACCGCCAGCGGCAAGTCGGCGCTGGCCCTGAAACTCGCCCGCGAGACGGGCGGGGTGATCGTCAACGCCGATTCCATGCAGGTCTATGCCGGCCTGCGCGTGCTGACGGCGCGGCCGGACGCGGCGGACGAGGCGGAGATCCCGCATCTTCTCTACGGCCATGTCGATCCGGCGGAAAGCTATTCGACCGGCCGTTATCTGCGTGATGTCCCCGCCCTTGCCGGGGACGGGGCTTTTGCGGGACGAACGGCGATTTTCGTCGGCGGGACGGGGCTTTATTTCCGCGCCTTGATTCAGGGTCTTTCCGAAATGCCCGAGGTGCCTGAAGAGATTCGGCAAAAATGGCGCGCGGCGGCGCGGGAGGAGGGTGCGCCGGCGCTCCACCGGCTGCTCGGCGCGCGCGACCCGGCGGCGGCGGCCGCCATCCACGAGGCCGACGCCCAGCGCATCGTGCGCGCGCTCGAGGTGCTGGAGGCGTCGGGCCGGCCGATCTCGCATTGGCAGAAGGCCGCGGGCGCGCCGGCGGTCGATGCGGACAGCGCGCGGCTTCTCGTCATCGAGCCGGACAGGGACGAACTGGCGGCGCGGATCGCGCGCCGCTTCGACGCCATGCTGGACGAGGGCGCGCTGGAGGAGGCGCGGGCGATCGGCGCGCGCGGCCTCGACCCGGCCCTGCCGGCGATGAAGGCGATCGGCGTGCGCGAGCTTCTCGTCGCCGACCGGGGCGAGATGCCGTTCGAAGAGGCGGTCGAGCGGGCGAAGACGGCGACGCGCCGATACGCCAAGCGGCAGATGACGTGGTTCCGCACCCAGTTCGGCCCCGAATGGCGACGCATCGCCATGGGCGAGGCGGTCGATCTCCGTTGA